GATCCACCGCCGGTTGGCGCAGGACAACATGCGGGCACCCGGCATCGATTATTCTCGGCTGTAGCGGAGTCTCGCCGATGATCCACTCACGTTCGCCTCGATCGGTCGGAAGAGGGAGCGAGAGAACAACCCCTCCCTCGACGATCTCTGCCGGCACCTCGCCCTGAAGAGTCTCGAGGACCATCGACGTTTCGACCCAGCCGCGCCGATAGGCGTGAAGCGCTGCACAGCGACTACCGTTTCCACAGAACGCCTGGCTGCCGTCCGGATTCCAAAAACCGACGGAGACTCTCCCGGGACCGACCCGAGAAACCACCAGCAATCCATCGGACCCGATGGACTCGCGTCTCCGGCAGAGAGACCGGGCGACGCTTGCAAGATCGCCCAGGCGTGATGCCGACGACCCGTCGAGAACCACGAAATCGTTGCCGAGGCCATGCATCTTCGCGAAGCGCAGATCCTCAACCATCGGTCGTCTCGTCCGCACGAGCGCCTTCTCCCAACTCGAAACTCTCCTCGACGGACGGTGACGATTCGTTGGGTGGCGTTGAGCTATCGATCGCCGTCGCTCGGTAGTCCCTCACCCGACCGGTCGTCAGATCGCGATCGAGGAACGACGGTGTCGAGAGAGCGGCATCGTTCAGGCGAATCCAGTCTCCGTCATCGATCCGACGATAGAGGTGATAACCGGCCAGGTCGCGTTCCGTGCCGGGATTCCAGAACAGGCGAATACCGTCGCCCTCCTTGACCACCACCAGACCGTCCGGCGCGGTCGGCGCGAATCGATCTGCGGCGAGGATGGTCTTTGCAAGGCTGGGCGGGCCTT
This is a stretch of genomic DNA from Acidobacteriota bacterium. It encodes these proteins:
- the dapF gene encoding diaminopimelate epimerase gives rise to the protein MVEDLRFAKMHGLGNDFVVLDGSSASRLGDLASVARSLCRRRESIGSDGLLVVSRVGPGRVSVGFWNPDGSQAFCGNGSRCAALHAYRRGWVETSMVLETLQGEVPAEIVEGGVVLSLPLPTDRGEREWIIGETPLQPRIIDAGCPHVVLRQPAVDQFPLDQLGPSLRHHEDLGPDGANVSVFDDTRIRTWERGVEGETLACGSGAVACGYVRWLTDGVRRSDFRVLSGGTITIAMEPEGSEPRRVRMTGDAAYAFEGRLSQSSYGEL